The stretch of DNA CCAAGTCCTTCGAGGCCGAGATGGTCAAGATGTTCGGCGCCTCCGCACTCAAGAAGATTCCGAATACGCATCCGCTGTATTCCTGCTTCTTCAAGTTCGACGGGCCGCCGACCACTGGTGGGGAACTCAATGGCTGGGGCGACGACCTGGTGCACGAGTACCTGAAGGCGATCGAGTTCGGCGGGCGCATCCGCCTGCTGTACTCGAACAAGGACTACGGATGCGAGTGGGACTACGACTTCCGCAACAAGCGGTTTCTCGCGGTCGACAACACCCGCTTCGCGGTCAATATCATTCAATATGCGTTGGGAGCGTAAGCGGTGGCTGAACGTGAAGTGGTAGCGTGGAGTGAAACGGAAATTGCCGAGCTGACGGCGAAGGTCGGCGCCCTGAAGGCCAGCATGGCGCGCGTCATCATCGGGCAGGAAGACGTGGTCGACTTGCTGGTGACCTGCCTGCTGGCGGGCGGCCACGCGCTGGTCGAGGGCGTGCCGGGCCTGGGCAAGACCTTGCTGGTGAAGTCGCTGGCGCAGGCCACCGACATGGCGTTCCGCCGGGTGCAGTTCACGCCGGACCTGATGCCCTCGGATATCGTCGGCACCGAGATCCTGGAAGAAGACAGCGTCACGCGCCAGCGCGTGTTCCGCTTCCAGCAAGGCCCCGTGTTCACCCAGGTGCTGCTGGCGGACGAGATCAACCGCGCGCCGCCCAAGACCCAGTCGGCATTGCTGGAAGCGATGCAGGAACGGGCCGTCACCTTCGCCGGCACGACCCACAAGCTTCCGCGCCCCTTCTTCGTGCTCGCCACGCAGAACCCGATCGAGCAGGCCGGCACCTATCCGCTGCCGGAAGCCCAGCTCGACCGCTTCCTGTTGCGCATCGACGTGGTCTACCCGACCGAGGACGAAGAGGTGCTGATGGTCTCGCGCACCACGCACGCCGGCCTGGACGACGCCGAACCGGCGACGACGGTCGAGACCCTGCTGCGCCTGCAGCAGCTGGTGCGCGACATCGAGATCGGCGAACACCTGCTGCGCTACGCGACGCGCCTGGTGCGCAATACCCGTCCGGCCCTCACCACGGTGGCGGCGGTCAAGCAGCACATCGGCTGGGGCGCCGGCCCGCGCGCCGGCCAGGCCCTGGTGCTGGCCTCGAAGGCGCGGGCCCTGATGCAGGGACGCCTGGCGGTCACGCGCGACGATATCCAGGCCATGCTGCTGCCGGTGCTGGCGCACCGCGTGCTGCGCAACTTCGAGGCCGAGGCCGACGGCATCGCCATCGCCGACATCCTGCAATCCCTGCGCAACGAGATCCGGGTCGATTAATCTTGTCGCTGGCGAAGACCGCGCTGATCGCGCACACGCAAAAGCTCGACCTCGTGATCCGTCATGTGCTGGCGGGGCTCGGCCACGGCATCCACGCCGGGCGCGAGCGTGGGGCGGGCGTTGAATTCTCCGAGTACCGGGCCTATGCGCCCGGGGACGAATGGCGCCGCGTCGACTGGAAACTGCTGGCCCGCGCCGACCGCTATTTCGTGCGCGAGGCCGAGCGCGACAGCCACGTGGCGGTCTGGCTGGTGCTGGACGCCAGCGCCTCGATGCTGGAACCCAGCCGGCTGGTAGCGGGGGTCGACAAGCTGGCCTATGCGCGCACCTTGCTCGGCTGCGTGGCGGCCATCGCCCAGCGCCAGGGCGACGCCTTCGGCCTGGTGGTCCTGAACGGCGGGAGGGTAGCGTTCACGCCGGCCATGCGCGGGCCGCGCCAGCTCCAGCGCGTGCTGCTGCAGCTGAGCCGCGTGCAGGCGGAGGGCGAACTGCCGGACGCCGCTACCTTGCGTGCCAGCCTGCATTTTGCCCAGTCCCCCAGCG from Massilia varians encodes:
- a CDS encoding DUF4159 domain-containing protein translates to MANYDFYFTRLSYESGDWDVDIRMPSNVLNSLVEYTTLRVDPAERIVALSDPKMLQAPFCYFAGHKLVQFTPAERRNLEKYVRGGGFVFVDDCNHDIDGLFAKSFEAEMVKMFGASALKKIPNTHPLYSCFFKFDGPPTTGGELNGWGDDLVHEYLKAIEFGGRIRLLYSNKDYGCEWDYDFRNKRFLAVDNTRFAVNIIQYALGA
- a CDS encoding AAA family ATPase, whose product is MAEREVVAWSETEIAELTAKVGALKASMARVIIGQEDVVDLLVTCLLAGGHALVEGVPGLGKTLLVKSLAQATDMAFRRVQFTPDLMPSDIVGTEILEEDSVTRQRVFRFQQGPVFTQVLLADEINRAPPKTQSALLEAMQERAVTFAGTTHKLPRPFFVLATQNPIEQAGTYPLPEAQLDRFLLRIDVVYPTEDEEVLMVSRTTHAGLDDAEPATTVETLLRLQQLVRDIEIGEHLLRYATRLVRNTRPALTTVAAVKQHIGWGAGPRAGQALVLASKARALMQGRLAVTRDDIQAMLLPVLAHRVLRNFEAEADGIAIADILQSLRNEIRVD
- a CDS encoding DUF58 domain-containing protein, giving the protein MSLAKTALIAHTQKLDLVIRHVLAGLGHGIHAGRERGAGVEFSEYRAYAPGDEWRRVDWKLLARADRYFVREAERDSHVAVWLVLDASASMLEPSRLVAGVDKLAYARTLLGCVAAIAQRQGDAFGLVVLNGGRVAFTPAMRGPRQLQRVLLQLSRVQAEGELPDAATLRASLHFAQSPSVIFTASDLLDWPSPLSQALVRLRGMRHDVRVLCLQTQAEVDASFSSNLAYRDPEQRKDDSGGVYRFGADLKEGYRQNREAHFATVTAACRKSDIPIVAARIEQPPGEVLRLWLRRPGSRS